The following are from one region of the Capsicum annuum cultivar UCD-10X-F1 chromosome 1, UCD10Xv1.1, whole genome shotgun sequence genome:
- the LOC124897259 gene encoding uncharacterized protein LOC124897259 — MKKLRDKDASKSKKSTSQASKKKFDDSGRSLLPKHSYKNIQPTIEEVSRLNLSFSKDFETCDPTTYASTFDSGNLKRTTDELQQRVDTIAEEFGDFSTIPSQKILIKADFASPVSPDQPLKKRKAVMFKQNNQAVMVDDTSGRDHAVQHVSDLYSETHKDATDKGEIGVSEIQHHHHGEIGVSPQSHQHKSFAEKIAELVTLISKIPTEVIKALKNEENKQSQEEKIDEQQQSQEDGSNKQERPHKEDMQHEDYDKGSLNDMEVSRDESSTFLQSNSCWNFFPLNSCYDVNAANKEAGREDDFENEDYSDLQALEDEVGGTITDSIQAAVDTILFGLSTPSTTKSLDVALKAKAPVKRERKKSRILRSPYISKYDFGSKDAVDFDKEEKMKYAFDGYNINLDLPNELMIDYSQCIAVGLLKTRSAKKETDNHYRVNASGLGYRQLNFVVAHPQSKN, encoded by the exons atgaagaaattgagggaTAAGGATGCTTCTAAATCGAAGAAGTCTACTTCACAAGCAAGTAAAAAGAAATTTGATGATTCCGGCCGATCACTTCTGCCGAAG CATTCGTACAAGAATATACAACCTACAATCGAAGAAGTTAGTAGGTTGAATTTGTCCTTTTCAAAAGATTTTGAGACATGTGATCCAACAACTTATGCTTCAACATTCGATTCTGGAAATTTGAAAAGGACAACAGATGAACTTCAACAGCGTGTTGATACCATTGCTGAAGAATTTGGTGATTTCAGCACTATACCGTCGCAAAAAATTCTCATAAAGGCGGATTTTGCATCACCTGTATCACCTGACCAacctttgaagaaaagaaaggcTGTCATGTTCAAGCAAAATAATCAAGCGGTGATGGTTGATGATACATCTGGACGTGATCATGCAGTACAACATGTGTCTGATTTGTATAGTGAAACGCATAAGGATGCAACAGACAAGGGAGAAATTGGTGTGTCTGaaattcaacatcatcatcatggaGAAATTGGTGTGTCTCCTCAGAGTCATCAGCACAAGTCT TTTGCTGAAAAGATAGCCGAACTGGTTAcactaatatcaaaaatacctACTGAGGTCATCAAAGCattgaagaatgaagaaaataagcAATCACAG GAGGAGAAAattgatgaacaacaacaaagtcAAGAAGACGGATCCAACAAGCAGGAGAGACCACATAAGGAGGATATGCAG CATGAAGATTATGATAAGGGATCACTCAACGATATGGAAGTGTCTCGAGATGAAAGTAGCACATTCTTGCAGAGCAACAGTTGCTGGAATTTTTTTCCCCTTAATAGTTGTTAC gaTGTGAATGCAGCCAACAAAGAGGCAGGTCGTGAGGatgattttgaaaatgaggacTATTCTGATTTGCAAGCTTTGGAG GATGAAGTTGGTGGGACAATAACTGATTCAATACAAGCAGCTGTAGATACAATTTTATTTGGTCTGTCAACACCTTCAACTACAAAGTCATTGGATGTTG CCTTAAAAGCAAAAGCACCTGTCAAACGAGAAAGAAAGAAGTCCAGAATTTTAAGGTCACCATACATTTCAAAGTATGATTTTGGCTCTAAGGATGCGGTTGATTTCGATAAAGAGGAGAAGATGAAGTATGCTTTTGATGGGTACAACATTAACCTAGATTTGCCAAATGAATTGATGATTGATTACTCCCAGTGTATTGCCGTAGGATTACTGAAAACTCGTTCTGCCAA GAAAGAAACGGACAATCACTATCGAGTAAATGCTTCTGGATTAGGTTACAGACAATTGAACTTTGTCGTTGCACACCCACAGTCTAAGAATTGA